The following proteins are encoded in a genomic region of Chitinophagales bacterium:
- a CDS encoding alkaline phosphatase family protein has product MKKLLIILSVAMLWSCSKDKSYEEPYEEQVSKIAFGSCSNQIGDKGIFNTIVDKNPDLYISMGDAVYADNPLNADYGEWFDLQYNLLAADAAFKNLRRNVPMIATWDDHDYGTNNAGREFPYKYVAKNKFVQFWQVPSSQDIYGHNGVFSTYNYGDEAHRVQVILLDTRWFKDFIGGEPIQPTLDSAKGLLGEEQWTWLENELKKPAKIRIIGSSTQLCIEANGWESWANYPIELDRFFSLIRKTQANGVFVISGDVHYAELSMRQPTGNYPIYDLTSSGLTHTENSLATNSYRIGDGFNDLNFGMININWNASPIEISLEIYDKAGTQQIQKTINLNEISF; this is encoded by the coding sequence ATGAAAAAATTACTCATCATCTTATCTGTAGCAATGCTATGGTCATGTTCAAAAGACAAAAGCTATGAAGAACCTTACGAAGAACAAGTCAGTAAAATTGCGTTTGGCTCTTGTTCTAATCAAATAGGAGATAAAGGAATTTTTAATACCATTGTCGATAAAAATCCAGACTTGTATATTTCTATGGGTGATGCAGTTTATGCCGACAATCCTTTAAATGCAGATTATGGAGAATGGTTTGATTTACAGTATAATTTATTAGCAGCAGATGCGGCGTTTAAAAATCTAAGAAGAAATGTACCTATGATTGCAACTTGGGACGACCATGATTATGGTACAAATAATGCTGGAAGAGAATTTCCTTATAAATATGTTGCTAAAAATAAATTTGTACAATTTTGGCAAGTACCAAGTAGTCAAGATATATACGGACACAATGGTGTTTTTTCTACTTATAATTATGGCGATGAAGCACATCGAGTACAAGTAATTTTATTAGATACTAGATGGTTTAAAGATTTTATTGGTGGCGAACCAATACAACCTACACTAGATAGTGCTAAAGGATTACTAGGTGAAGAACAATGGACTTGGCTAGAAAATGAGCTAAAGAAACCAGCTAAAATTAGAATTATTGGCTCTAGTACACAACTTTGTATCGAAGCAAATGGCTGGGAATCTTGGGCAAACTATCCAATAGAACTGGATAGATTTTTTAGCTTGATTAGAAAAACGCAAGCCAATGGTGTATTTGTTATTAGTGGCGATGTACACTATGCAGAATTAAGTATGCGTCAACCAACAGGCAATTATCCAATTTACGATTTAACTTCTAGTGGATTAACGCATACAGAAAATAGTTTAGCTACAAATAGTTATAGAATTGGTGATGGATTTAATGACTTAAACTTTGGAATGATAAACATCAATTGGAATGCTAGTCCAATAGAAATTAGTTTAGAAATTTATGACAAAGCAGGTACACAACAAATCCAAAAAACAATCAACTTAAACGAAATTAGTTTCTAA
- a CDS encoding UMP kinase, which translates to MTQQPIKRILLKLSGEALMGEKGHGINPETLNQFADEIVSVIKAGYQVGIVVGGGNIFRGLQADSIGIERAQGDYMGMLATVINGMALQGALEAKGIYTRLMSALDVSQVCEQYIRRRAIRHLEKGRCIIIVAGTGNPFFTTDTAAALRANEIEADVILKGTNVDGVYSADPKKDPNAIKYEKVSFDEVMQKNIRVMDQTAFALCKENNMPIIVFDIHTRGNILRVLQGENIGTFIN; encoded by the coding sequence ATGACACAACAACCAATCAAAAGAATTTTACTTAAACTTAGTGGCGAAGCACTAATGGGCGAAAAAGGTCATGGCATCAATCCAGAAACTTTAAACCAATTTGCCGATGAAATTGTAAGCGTTATCAAAGCAGGTTATCAAGTCGGAATTGTTGTTGGTGGTGGCAACATTTTTCGTGGTTTACAAGCAGACAGCATTGGCATAGAAAGAGCTCAAGGCGATTATATGGGAATGTTGGCTACAGTTATCAATGGTATGGCATTACAAGGTGCTTTAGAAGCTAAAGGCATTTACACTCGACTAATGTCTGCACTTGATGTATCTCAAGTATGCGAACAATATATTAGAAGAAGAGCCATTCGTCATCTCGAAAAAGGAAGATGTATTATTATTGTAGCAGGAACTGGTAATCCATTTTTCACTACAGATACAGCAGCTGCACTTAGAGCCAACGAAATAGAAGCCGATGTCATTTTAAAAGGCACTAATGTAGATGGTGTATATTCTGCCGATCCAAAAAAAGATCCAAATGCAATAAAATACGAAAAAGTTTCTTTTGATGAAGTCATGCAGAAAAACATCAGAGTAATGGACCAAACAGCTTTTGCTTTGTGTAAAGAAAATAATATGCCAATCATCGTTTTTGATATTCATACAAGAGGCAATATATTAAGAGTTTTACAAGGCGAAAATATTGGTACCTTTATCAACTAA
- a CDS encoding elongation factor Ts, with translation MSVTITAADVNKLRQETGAGLMDCKKALVETNGNFEEAIDYLRKKGAKIAANRAEREANEGVVVAITTEDGKFGVAVNLSSETDFVAKNEDFINLAKSIADVALNNRIKSVEALNEQQLDGVTIKDKLLDTVAKIGEKIEVKKYEFMEGEGIVPYIHMGYRMGVLVELNKALNDANTAVGKDVAMQIAAMAPIAVDASGVSDEMKDRERQIALEKAKEEGKPEQILDKIADGAVAKMLKEATLLTQPFVKNNKQTVDEYVKSEDKDLAIVDFKRVTLA, from the coding sequence ATGTCAGTTACAATAACAGCAGCAGATGTAAATAAATTAAGACAAGAAACAGGTGCAGGTTTAATGGACTGCAAAAAAGCTTTAGTAGAAACAAACGGAAATTTTGAAGAAGCTATAGACTACCTTAGAAAAAAAGGTGCTAAAATTGCAGCTAACAGAGCAGAAAGAGAAGCTAACGAAGGTGTAGTAGTAGCAATTACTACTGAAGATGGAAAATTTGGTGTAGCAGTAAACTTAAGTAGCGAAACAGATTTCGTTGCTAAAAACGAAGACTTCATCAACTTAGCAAAATCTATTGCAGATGTAGCTTTAAACAACAGAATTAAATCGGTAGAAGCATTAAACGAACAACAATTAGATGGCGTAACTATCAAAGATAAATTGCTAGATACTGTTGCTAAGATTGGCGAGAAAATCGAAGTAAAAAAATACGAATTCATGGAAGGCGAAGGCATCGTTCCTTATATTCACATGGGTTACAGAATGGGTGTTTTAGTAGAGTTAAACAAAGCGTTAAACGATGCTAACACTGCTGTAGGTAAAGATGTAGCAATGCAAATTGCGGCTATGGCTCCAATCGCTGTAGATGCATCTGGTGTGTCTGATGAAATGAAAGACAGAGAAAGACAAATTGCATTAGAAAAAGCAAAAGAAGAAGGTAAACCAGAGCAAATTTTAGATAAAATTGCTGATGGTGCTGTAGCTAAAATGTTGAAAGAAGCTACATTACTAACGCAGCCATTTGTTAAGAACAACAAGCAAACGGTTGATGAATATGTAAAGTCGGAAGATAAAGATTTGGCTATCGTAGATTTTAAACGAGTTACTTTAGCGTAA
- the rpsB gene encoding 30S ribosomal protein S2, with protein MSKISQQELLDAGVHFGHLKKKWNPKMLPYIFMEKKGIHIIDLNRTQEKLEEAGAALKSIAKSGRKILFVATKKQAKDIVAQAAQEINMPFVTERWLGGMLTNFVTIRKSIKKKQNIEKMLSDGNVTNITKKERLILSRQQQKLDKVLGGIENLPRTPAALFMVDINHEHIALAEAKKLGLRTFAMVDTNADPNLVDFPIPANDDATKSIKVITQYIVDQIKDGLAERKKDKDAMQSAQEEKAKPEETKTEE; from the coding sequence ATGTCTAAAATATCTCAACAAGAACTATTGGATGCAGGTGTACACTTCGGTCACCTTAAAAAGAAATGGAATCCAAAAATGTTACCTTATATTTTCATGGAGAAAAAAGGTATTCACATTATAGACTTAAATAGAACACAAGAAAAATTAGAAGAAGCTGGTGCTGCACTTAAATCAATTGCAAAATCTGGTAGAAAAATTTTATTTGTGGCTACAAAAAAACAAGCTAAAGATATTGTAGCTCAAGCAGCACAAGAAATCAATATGCCTTTTGTTACCGAAAGATGGTTGGGTGGTATGCTAACAAACTTTGTTACTATCAGAAAATCTATCAAGAAAAAACAAAACATAGAAAAAATGTTGTCTGATGGTAATGTAACCAACATCACTAAAAAAGAAAGATTAATACTTTCTCGTCAACAACAAAAATTAGACAAAGTGTTAGGTGGTATCGAAAACTTACCAAGAACTCCAGCTGCTTTGTTTATGGTAGATATCAATCACGAGCATATTGCACTAGCAGAAGCTAAAAAATTAGGTTTAAGAACTTTTGCAATGGTAGATACAAATGCAGATCCAAACTTAGTAGACTTTCCAATTCCTGCTAACGACGATGCTACAAAATCTATTAAAGTAATTACGCAATACATCGTAGATCAAATTAAAGACGGTTTAGCAGAAAGAAAAAAAGATAAAGATGCAATGCAATCAGCTCAAGAAGAAAAAGCTAAACCAGAAGAAACAAAAACAGAAGAATAA
- the rpsI gene encoding 30S ribosomal protein S9 — protein sequence MANKVNLINGLGRRKNAIARVYLQTGNGKVTINGKDIEDYINLKFLRDRALRPLAVTEQDGKYDILVNVKGGGIKGQAEAISLGISRALIKIDEELKPALKAEKLTTRDPRMVERKKFGQKKARKSFQFSKR from the coding sequence ATGGCAAATAAAGTAAATTTAATCAACGGCTTAGGCAGAAGAAAAAATGCTATTGCAAGAGTTTATCTTCAAACAGGTAATGGTAAAGTTACCATCAACGGTAAAGATATCGAAGACTATATCAATTTAAAATTCTTAAGAGATAGAGCTTTAAGACCTTTAGCAGTTACAGAACAAGATGGCAAATACGACATCTTAGTAAATGTAAAAGGTGGTGGTATCAAAGGACAAGCAGAAGCTATTTCTTTAGGTATCTCAAGAGCATTAATAAAAATTGATGAAGAATTAAAACCTGCTCTTAAAGCCGAAAAATTAACCACTCGTGATCCAAGAATGGTTGAAAGAAAGAAATTTGGTCAGAAAAAAGCGAGAAAAAGCTTTCAATTTAGTAAAAGATAA
- the rplM gene encoding 50S ribosomal protein L13 encodes MKALSYKTKTVTPREVQQKWYLVDAENKTVGRLSSEIAKILQGKNKPSYTPNIDTGDFVVVINAEKVKFTGNKLYDKKYIRHTGYPGGQREMTPKEALDKKPTFILENAIKHMLPSTKLGRAMYKKLSVYAGSEHPHAAQNPQPLNI; translated from the coding sequence GTGAAAGCATTAAGTTATAAAACAAAAACGGTTACGCCAAGAGAAGTACAACAAAAATGGTACTTGGTAGATGCCGAAAACAAAACAGTAGGTAGACTAAGCTCTGAGATTGCTAAAATCTTACAAGGAAAAAACAAACCTTCTTACACACCTAATATCGATACTGGCGATTTCGTTGTAGTTATCAATGCAGAAAAAGTAAAATTTACTGGTAATAAACTATACGACAAAAAATATATTCGTCATACAGGGTATCCAGGCGGACAAAGAGAAATGACTCCAAAAGAAGCATTAGACAAAAAACCAACTTTTATTTTAGAAAATGCAATTAAACATATGTTGCCTAGTACAAAATTAGGAAGAGCAATGTATAAAAAATTAAGTGTATATGCAGGTAGCGAACATCCACATGCAGCACAAAATCCTCAACCATTAAACATATAA